One genomic window of Nitrospiria bacterium includes the following:
- a CDS encoding ABC transporter permease, which produces MYFFLDTWFLFQKYMKITLRMPLWSLFTLVQPLIWLLIFGQLFRNFSSMPGFPSQSYMEFFLPGVLIMTVLFGSSWSGVSLLRELNFGVVSKMLVSPIYRSSIVLSRVLHSAVTVLIQTLIIFGVAWVMGAATPVSGISFLLTLVLIFLLAVGFASLSNGFAMVLQREEPLVVIGNLMTLPLLFFSSALVPAEFLPSWIGVIASVNPIHYAVEGVRKVLVGDFTLQSLWLEHAVLLVFAVLTLVWATFIFMRRKD; this is translated from the coding sequence ATGTACTTTTTTCTTGATACCTGGTTTCTTTTTCAAAAATATATGAAGATTACCCTCCGGATGCCCCTATGGTCCCTTTTTACCTTAGTGCAACCTCTGATTTGGTTGCTGATCTTCGGACAACTTTTTAGAAATTTTTCCAGCATGCCCGGGTTTCCCTCTCAAAGTTATATGGAATTTTTCCTCCCAGGGGTGCTGATCATGACCGTTCTTTTCGGTTCTTCATGGTCAGGGGTCAGCCTGTTGAGGGAGTTGAATTTTGGAGTGGTTTCAAAAATGTTGGTCAGCCCTATTTATCGAAGTTCCATTGTTTTGAGTCGAGTCTTACATTCGGCCGTAACCGTTTTAATCCAGACGCTGATTATTTTTGGGGTGGCCTGGGTAATGGGTGCCGCCACCCCGGTCAGCGGGATTTCTTTTTTGCTTACTTTGGTTTTAATTTTTTTATTGGCAGTTGGGTTTGCTTCCCTTTCCAACGGATTTGCCATGGTTTTACAAAGGGAAGAGCCATTGGTGGTGATCGGAAACCTCATGACCCTGCCTCTTTTATTTTTTTCATCGGCCCTGGTTCCTGCGGAGTTCCTCCCTTCATGGATTGGGGTCATTGCTTCCGTCAACCCGATCCATTATGCTGTAGAGGGGGTGCGGAAGGTATTGGTGGGGGATTTTACCTTGCAATCATTATGGCTAGAGCATGCGGTCCTTTTGGTTTTCGCCGTATTGACATTGGTTTGGGCAACCTTTATTTTTATGAGACGGAAGGATTAG
- a CDS encoding histidine phosphatase family protein — MRDKEPSCSVLFLRHGATDYQDDRIYKAEDDPHLNGAGLGQGKELARWLGGQDISAIYVSPTARTRQTAEPIVLELGLKAELKPDLRERDFGVWEGLTFDEIENRYPEGFSAWKKDPISYKPEGGESILDLKRRLQVQLDGIISKHLDQRVLVVSHVGPIRVAMTSALGMPVENYRRINIFYGSASRVNYGKRQPNLIYMNHLPGGREP, encoded by the coding sequence ATGAGAGACAAGGAACCGTCCTGTTCTGTCCTATTTTTGAGACATGGCGCCACGGATTATCAGGACGATCGGATTTATAAGGCAGAAGACGATCCCCATCTCAACGGGGCGGGGCTGGGCCAAGGAAAGGAATTAGCCCGCTGGCTTGGAGGGCAAGATATTTCTGCCATTTATGTTAGCCCTACAGCCAGGACACGGCAAACCGCTGAACCGATTGTTCTAGAGCTGGGTTTAAAGGCCGAACTGAAACCTGATTTAAGAGAGAGGGATTTTGGGGTGTGGGAAGGTCTTACATTTGATGAAATTGAAAACCGTTATCCAGAGGGGTTTTCGGCTTGGAAAAAGGACCCGATTTCCTATAAACCAGAAGGGGGGGAATCCATCTTGGATTTGAAGAGACGACTTCAGGTTCAATTGGATGGTATTATTTCAAAACACCTTGATCAAAGAGTCCTCGTGGTCAGTCATGTGGGCCCGATCCGGGTGGCGATGACCTCGGCTTTGGGAATGCCGGTGGAGAATTACCGGCGGATCAATATTTTTTATGGATCTGCAAGCCGGGTGAATTATGGGAAAAGGCAACCCAATTTAATTTATATGAATCACCTTCCAGGAGGGCGGGAACCCTAA
- a CDS encoding GspMb/PilO family protein, which produces MDYLGILKRYRKLKIGTLLFLLVLLSNAFLFIGFVFPHKMKRSETVFQWEESRKKLNRIHSLKNAEVQLKGWKELLKSKEDFSETISSISKTAKRHRIDIPSISYQQQDLELKGLSKISFSFTINNRYDRIRKFIYDLETSEEFLIIEELVVENSAKKESQDVEAQMKVSTFLVERRVG; this is translated from the coding sequence GTGGATTATTTGGGAATTTTAAAGCGGTATCGGAAATTAAAAATCGGAACCCTCCTGTTTTTATTGGTTCTTCTTTCCAATGCTTTTTTGTTTATTGGTTTTGTGTTTCCCCATAAAATGAAACGGAGTGAAACGGTATTTCAGTGGGAGGAATCTCGAAAAAAATTAAACCGAATACATTCTTTAAAAAATGCAGAAGTTCAATTGAAAGGATGGAAGGAATTGCTGAAATCCAAAGAAGATTTTTCAGAGACCATATCTTCTATTTCGAAAACCGCGAAACGGCATCGAATTGACATTCCCTCCATTTCATATCAACAGCAAGATTTAGAACTCAAAGGACTCTCCAAAATATCCTTTTCTTTTACCATCAACAATCGTTATGATAGAATCCGAAAGTTTATCTATGATCTTGAAACCTCAGAGGAGTTTTTAATCATTGAGGAATTGGTGGTGGAAAATTCGGCAAAGAAGGAAAGCCAGGATGTAGAGGCTCAAATGAAGGTTTCCACCTTTCTTGTTGAAAGAAGGGTGGGGTAA
- a CDS encoding molybdopterin-dependent oxidoreductase, translating into MCDLHDHDHDLEIQDNVEAVLRINGSVARPLELTYEDLLRLPQDLYVEDVGKVIPGVKGEGILLKGILEVAKPEAGTKAVTVRASNSAFTANLSLEELENHGILVYRQNGEPLSPASGGPIRLYIPGDTVGCSNVKSVGLIHIDSPQSHHHDHDHDHDHDHDHPHDHGSHPH; encoded by the coding sequence ATGTGTGATTTACACGATCATGATCACGACCTTGAAATTCAAGATAATGTCGAGGCTGTTTTAAGAATAAATGGTTCGGTTGCACGGCCTCTGGAATTGACCTATGAAGATCTTCTTCGACTTCCCCAGGATTTATATGTGGAAGACGTAGGCAAAGTGATCCCGGGCGTCAAAGGGGAAGGGATCCTGTTGAAAGGTATTTTAGAGGTTGCAAAACCCGAAGCGGGAACCAAGGCGGTGACAGTACGAGCGAGCAATTCAGCATTTACTGCAAATCTGTCACTGGAAGAATTGGAAAACCATGGAATTCTCGTATACCGCCAAAATGGAGAACCCCTCTCACCAGCATCTGGAGGGCCCATCCGTTTATATATCCCTGGGGATACGGTGGGTTGCAGCAATGTGAAAAGTGTGGGGTTAATCCATATCGATTCTCCTCAATCCCATCATCACGACCATGATCACGACCACGACCATGATCATGACCATCCCCATGACCATGGTTCTCACCCTCATTAA
- a CDS encoding PilN domain-containing protein: MDPAHSTSENTPPPSPKRSQVILPFRINLSTEPYGSIILLQWVLLFLSIGLSLIFVMGLTQLQTIKEDTARFQKSVKRVLNQQNDLKATFEGGPAGSLGEKDILKEVNFANALIIRKSFSWTSFFSSLEEPVSRDISVSRVQPEGKDNGVQIEGKSLSLHSLTQFILELEKSPHFDTIFLANQKKDKEGRIQFLITFRYVE; the protein is encoded by the coding sequence ATGGATCCGGCCCACTCCACCTCCGAAAATACCCCTCCTCCTTCCCCGAAAAGGTCCCAGGTCATTCTTCCTTTTCGAATCAACCTCTCCACTGAACCTTACGGTTCTATAATTTTGCTTCAATGGGTTTTGCTTTTTCTGTCGATAGGGTTGTCTTTGATTTTTGTGATGGGCCTGACCCAACTTCAAACCATAAAAGAGGATACTGCTCGATTTCAAAAAAGCGTTAAAAGGGTCCTTAATCAACAAAATGATTTGAAGGCTACCTTCGAGGGCGGGCCCGCGGGTTCTCTAGGGGAAAAGGATATTCTAAAAGAGGTTAATTTTGCCAATGCCCTGATTATACGCAAATCGTTTTCTTGGACGTCTTTTTTCTCCAGTTTAGAAGAGCCCGTTTCACGAGACATTTCAGTTTCCAGGGTTCAGCCGGAGGGAAAGGATAACGGGGTCCAAATCGAAGGAAAGTCGTTATCTTTGCACAGTTTAACCCAGTTTATTTTGGAACTTGAAAAGTCACCTCATTTTGACACGATATTTTTGGCGAACCAAAAAAAAGACAAAGAGGGTAGAATTCAGTTTTTGATTACCTTTCGCTATGTAGAATAA
- a CDS encoding ATPase, T2SS/T4P/T4SS family — protein MKGLFKRKRIGELLISEGLLSEELLGELLLLSQRDGKPLGEILVSRGHVTDEQLSQTLAVQFDLPFYALEGYRIGPLFFKTIPVELMYRYPFIPLEEENGVLTIAMSDPSNLTAVDELETHLKRELRIGVGTKKAILEVLKRSEGSGEVLKKIETDFKPELIREDETGEEYLSVEKLSKDSSPVIKLVDTILLTALQKRVSDIHIEASEKEVFVKYRIDGVLYSAMETLDIKFHPSLISRIKVMSELDIAEKRVPQDGRFRMRLEQKKVDFRVSILPSIFGEDVVIRILDKEYITADIDELRLDRLGFNQEDLRKFRKSIIEPYGMVLVTGPTGSGKTTSLYAAVTEINNTEDKIITIEDPVEYQLQDVVQIPVNEKKGLTFARGLRSILRHDPDKIMVGEIRDSETAQIAIQSALTGHLVFTTVHANNAFDVIGRFINMGIEPYNFVSSLNCILAQRLVRSLCGFCKKEARLTRELCEDSGLDYEKFKDVPVFIQQGCPECHNTGFKGRKAITEFLDMSDVIREMILNRRPSSEIRKGAIQGGMTTLRQAGLEKVFQGETTLREINRVTFID, from the coding sequence ATGAAAGGATTATTCAAACGTAAGCGGATTGGGGAACTATTGATTTCAGAAGGTCTTCTTTCGGAAGAGTTATTGGGTGAATTGCTCCTTCTGTCCCAAAGGGACGGGAAACCGTTAGGGGAGATCCTGGTCTCCCGCGGCCATGTGACCGATGAACAATTGTCCCAAACGCTTGCGGTTCAGTTTGACCTCCCTTTTTACGCTTTGGAAGGATACCGAATTGGTCCTCTATTTTTTAAAACCATTCCGGTGGAGTTGATGTATCGATACCCGTTTATTCCTCTAGAAGAAGAAAATGGTGTGCTGACCATTGCCATGTCCGATCCCTCCAATTTGACTGCCGTGGATGAATTGGAAACCCACCTGAAGCGCGAACTTCGAATTGGCGTGGGTACCAAGAAAGCCATATTGGAGGTGCTCAAACGAAGCGAAGGCTCGGGTGAAGTCCTCAAGAAAATCGAAACGGACTTTAAACCCGAATTGATCCGAGAGGATGAAACGGGGGAGGAATATTTATCCGTTGAAAAACTTTCAAAAGATTCAAGTCCAGTCATTAAGTTGGTGGATACCATTTTGTTGACTGCTCTTCAGAAGCGAGTAAGCGATATCCATATTGAGGCCTCCGAAAAAGAAGTGTTTGTGAAATACCGGATTGACGGTGTTCTTTATTCGGCAATGGAAACCCTGGATATAAAATTTCATCCTTCTTTGATTTCAAGGATTAAGGTGATGTCTGAATTGGACATTGCTGAAAAAAGGGTTCCTCAGGATGGGCGTTTTCGAATGCGATTGGAGCAAAAGAAAGTGGATTTTCGTGTTTCCATTCTTCCAAGCATTTTTGGCGAAGATGTGGTCATTCGCATTCTGGACAAAGAATATATTACAGCTGATATTGACGAATTACGTTTAGACCGGTTGGGTTTTAACCAAGAGGACCTACGGAAATTCCGTAAAAGTATTATCGAACCCTATGGGATGGTTTTGGTTACGGGACCGACGGGTAGTGGAAAAACAACCAGTCTATATGCCGCGGTGACCGAAATCAATAATACGGAGGACAAGATTATTACCATCGAGGATCCGGTTGAATACCAATTACAGGATGTGGTCCAAATTCCCGTCAATGAAAAAAAGGGCCTCACCTTTGCCCGGGGGTTGCGATCGATTCTAAGGCATGATCCCGATAAGATCATGGTGGGGGAAATCCGTGATTCCGAAACCGCACAGATCGCAATTCAATCTGCGTTGACGGGCCACCTGGTGTTTACCACGGTCCATGCCAATAATGCCTTTGATGTGATCGGACGTTTTATTAATATGGGGATTGAGCCTTACAATTTTGTTTCGTCCCTTAACTGTATTTTGGCTCAGCGTTTGGTCAGAAGCTTGTGTGGTTTTTGTAAAAAAGAAGCACGGTTGACCCGTGAGTTGTGTGAAGATTCGGGGTTAGATTATGAGAAATTCAAGGATGTTCCTGTTTTTATCCAACAAGGCTGTCCGGAATGTCATAACACGGGGTTTAAGGGACGGAAAGCAATTACCGAATTTTTAGATATGTCGGATGTTATTCGAGAGATGATTCTTAACCGACGGCCTTCCTCCGAAATTCGGAAAGGGGCCATTCAAGGGGGAATGACAACCTTGCGGCAAGCTGGACTGGAAAAGGTTTTTCAGGGGGAAACGACGCTCAGGGAAATTAATCGGGTAACCTTCATCGATTAA
- a CDS encoding type II secretion system F family protein: MPRFAYRIGKSDGTILEEKVDAENEEDLKSDLESKGYLVFSVRKLQGLNLSFSLPQFSSRISQREFLIFNQEFSALLRAGLPIIRVIDILVERVENPGFQKDLMAVRQEIKNGSAISDAMAKHPRHFPELYVASLRAGEQSGNLSEILDRFISYLKRMIAVQRKVMTSLSYPSFLVVVSVAVVLFLLTFVMPTFSDIYKESNAQLPQSTLYLMGFVDFLKEYFLAIIAVLVLMLIGFRYWVKTETGRRNTDRWLLKIPLLGSLMIQHNIIRVSRTLSTILTGGIPLVPALGMVVRAVTNQDLSLRIQQSMEQVKEGVSLARAFAGMAFFPRMLVEMVEVGEQTGSLPEMLREIADFQEDELDLRLTRLMTWIEPSILLIMGVFVSTIVIIMYLPIFNLAGTIQ, encoded by the coding sequence ATGCCTCGGTTCGCTTACAGAATCGGAAAAAGCGATGGTACGATTCTTGAGGAGAAAGTTGACGCAGAAAATGAAGAGGACCTGAAATCGGATTTGGAGTCAAAAGGATACCTTGTTTTTTCTGTTCGAAAGCTTCAGGGTTTAAACCTCTCCTTCTCCCTCCCTCAGTTCTCAAGCCGTATTAGTCAACGGGAATTTCTTATCTTTAATCAAGAATTTTCGGCCCTTTTAAGAGCCGGGCTTCCAATTATTCGGGTGATCGATATCTTGGTGGAGCGGGTGGAAAACCCGGGTTTCCAAAAGGACCTTATGGCTGTCCGTCAAGAGATTAAAAATGGAAGCGCTATTTCCGATGCCATGGCCAAACACCCTCGTCATTTTCCTGAATTGTATGTGGCTTCCCTCCGGGCGGGGGAACAAAGTGGAAACCTCTCGGAAATCCTAGATCGGTTTATTTCATATCTGAAAAGGATGATTGCGGTTCAAAGAAAGGTCATGACTTCCCTTTCTTACCCCAGTTTTTTAGTGGTGGTTTCTGTTGCGGTGGTTTTATTTTTATTAACGTTTGTGATGCCAACTTTTTCGGATATTTATAAGGAATCTAATGCGCAGCTTCCCCAAAGCACCCTTTATCTCATGGGCTTTGTGGATTTTTTAAAAGAATATTTCCTGGCCATAATCGCGGTATTGGTCCTGATGCTGATCGGTTTTCGTTATTGGGTTAAAACGGAGACAGGACGGCGAAACACAGACCGGTGGTTATTAAAAATTCCTCTTCTGGGAAGTTTAATGATTCAGCATAATATTATCCGCGTATCTAGGACCCTATCCACCATTTTAACGGGGGGGATTCCTTTGGTTCCCGCACTGGGGATGGTAGTTCGGGCGGTGACCAATCAAGATTTATCTCTTAGGATTCAGCAATCCATGGAACAGGTGAAGGAAGGAGTGAGTTTGGCCAGGGCATTTGCGGGAATGGCTTTTTTCCCACGTATGCTGGTTGAAATGGTTGAAGTTGGAGAGCAAACAGGCTCTCTTCCAGAAATGCTTCGGGAGATTGCAGATTTCCAAGAGGATGAGTTGGATCTCAGACTCACTCGCCTAATGACATGGATTGAACCTTCTATTTTGTTGATCATGGGGGTTTTTGTTAGTACCATTGTCATCATTATGTACCTCCCAATTTTTAATTTAGCAGGAACCATTCAATGA
- the pilM gene encoding pilus assembly protein PilM gives MGFWPQFQPRVGLNFGASSLALVKLKGRGRSSHLHRYQVHKMSKEFLIPSPTGRNIQKPEEIKKIIQNLFEEEKIRRQPISLSLPDLAVKVLLLKLDHLPKKKEDLDQLVRWNMEKTFLSPLKEAQLSYQILKRGKSEGKKHYVVASMIQRNILCEYEDLIRSLGCYPVLIDISSFHVLNLCREILSKEISGEEGFLFVNVFDSNFTIMIFSHGLPDFIRIKGFQDRQVSAPGEGVSRSEKITEEIETSFRFYRREGPTETINTIFLFGGPQMSDLISPLEERFPLKVHLLDLQPFVAMDGFSSVDGEDVPFVIPALAAAMGR, from the coding sequence ATGGGTTTTTGGCCCCAATTTCAACCCAGGGTGGGTTTAAATTTTGGCGCTTCTTCCCTGGCTTTGGTAAAGCTGAAAGGAAGAGGAAGAAGTTCTCATCTTCACCGGTATCAGGTGCACAAGATGAGCAAAGAATTCCTAATCCCTTCTCCCACCGGTCGTAATATTCAAAAGCCGGAGGAAATTAAAAAAATCATTCAAAACCTATTTGAAGAGGAAAAAATACGACGCCAACCCATTTCCCTCAGCCTCCCAGATCTCGCGGTCAAGGTTCTTCTTTTGAAATTGGATCATTTACCCAAAAAGAAGGAGGACTTGGACCAATTGGTCCGTTGGAATATGGAAAAAACTTTTTTGTCTCCCTTAAAGGAAGCCCAACTCTCCTACCAGATTTTAAAACGGGGGAAAAGTGAGGGAAAGAAACACTATGTGGTGGCCTCCATGATTCAACGAAACATTTTATGTGAATATGAGGATCTGATACGGTCATTGGGATGTTATCCGGTCCTCATTGATATTTCCTCTTTTCATGTGCTGAATTTGTGCCGGGAAATTCTTTCCAAAGAGATTTCGGGGGAAGAAGGGTTTCTTTTTGTCAATGTCTTTGATTCTAATTTTACCATTATGATTTTCAGTCACGGTCTCCCGGACTTTATCCGGATTAAAGGTTTTCAGGATCGTCAGGTGTCCGCGCCAGGAGAGGGGGTCTCCCGCAGTGAAAAAATTACTGAAGAAATAGAAACCTCTTTCCGGTTTTATCGCCGGGAAGGACCAACCGAAACCATCAATACCATTTTCCTTTTTGGTGGACCTCAGATGTCTGATTTGATTTCCCCATTAGAAGAGCGATTTCCTTTAAAAGTTCATCTTTTAGATCTGCAACCCTTTGTGGCAATGGATGGTTTTTCCTCCGTGGATGGGGAAGATGTCCCTTTTGTGATTCCCGCTTTAGCCGCGGCCATGGGAAGGTAG
- a CDS encoding ATP-binding cassette domain-containing protein, whose translation MSSMIKTDGLTKIYSSGCKAIEDLSFEVYPGEIFGFLGPNGAGKSSTIKILTTLSRPTSGTAFVDGHDVMKQAGLVRETIGYVAQETGVDYFMSGRENLNLQGRLYRLSSHLIRERVGDLLQFFDLQDSADQLVSTYSGGMRRKLDIASALIHRPRLLFLDEPTLGLDPQSRLALWDLIRRLNQAFKVTVFLTTHYLDEADTLAQRIGIIDQGRIRVIGTPDSLKDEIKGDSVNLSFESLNGVQKQMVTALRTEPYVKDLLEEEKGVRVYVANGGEAIPLILKSLQSKNLEVKSVTMSRPSLDDVFLKYTGKRIEDSADSGDGNPWWAKWQKGGSWGGQKGKGKAEEESPKLEEWENDPKKWNVSETGGQKGWPSDASSWSSKEEGDHSKNQETKTYWKADEKNKE comes from the coding sequence ATGAGCTCGATGATTAAGACCGATGGGCTAACGAAAATTTATTCCTCCGGATGTAAAGCCATTGAAGATTTAAGTTTTGAAGTTTATCCAGGAGAGATTTTCGGGTTTCTGGGTCCAAATGGGGCGGGGAAGAGTTCAACAATTAAAATTTTAACTACCCTCTCACGTCCGACCTCCGGAACGGCTTTTGTGGACGGCCATGATGTGATGAAACAGGCGGGATTGGTTCGGGAAACCATTGGATATGTTGCCCAGGAAACCGGGGTGGACTATTTTATGTCAGGCAGGGAAAATCTGAACCTTCAAGGACGACTCTATCGGCTTTCCTCGCACCTCATCCGGGAACGGGTGGGAGATTTACTTCAATTTTTTGATCTTCAGGATTCAGCAGATCAATTGGTTTCCACCTATTCGGGAGGAATGCGCAGAAAGCTGGATATTGCCTCAGCCCTAATTCATCGTCCACGCCTGCTTTTTTTGGATGAACCCACCCTGGGTCTGGATCCACAAAGCCGGTTGGCCTTATGGGATCTAATCCGGCGGTTGAATCAGGCATTTAAAGTGACGGTCTTTTTAACCACCCATTATTTGGATGAAGCAGACACCCTGGCTCAACGAATAGGGATCATCGATCAAGGTCGAATCCGAGTCATAGGCACCCCTGATTCCCTAAAGGATGAAATTAAGGGGGATTCGGTGAACTTATCGTTTGAAAGTTTGAACGGCGTGCAAAAGCAGATGGTTACGGCCCTCCGGACAGAACCCTATGTCAAAGATCTTTTAGAGGAGGAAAAAGGTGTTCGCGTTTATGTTGCCAATGGAGGTGAGGCGATTCCCCTTATTTTAAAATCTCTGCAAAGTAAAAATTTAGAGGTAAAATCGGTAACCATGTCCCGACCGAGTTTGGACGATGTGTTTTTAAAATACACCGGAAAACGCATAGAAGACTCCGCGGACTCTGGGGATGGAAACCCCTGGTGGGCCAAGTGGCAAAAAGGAGGTTCCTGGGGAGGGCAAAAGGGGAAAGGGAAAGCAGAGGAAGAGTCTCCAAAACTAGAGGAATGGGAGAACGACCCAAAAAAATGGAATGTTTCTGAAACAGGTGGCCAAAAAGGATGGCCTTCGGATGCCTCCTCCTGGAGTTCCAAAGAAGAAGGGGATCATTCAAAAAACCAAGAAACGAAAACCTATTGGAAAGCAGACGAAAAAAATAAGGAGTGA
- the moaC gene encoding cyclic pyranopterin monophosphate synthase MoaC, whose translation MSEQDFTHFNTEGRARMVDVSEKNATFRTAVATGQVFMLPNTLEKIQQGKIAKGDVLAVAQVAGIMGAKKTPDIIPMCHPLLLTSVDILFEEQADPNEDGLCSITITATVKVGGQTGVEMEALTAVSIAALTIYDMCKAIDKGMYFTGMGLLSKSGGKSGPFKRNQPLGVK comes from the coding sequence GTGAGTGAACAAGATTTTACTCATTTTAATACAGAGGGGCGTGCACGGATGGTTGATGTTTCAGAGAAAAATGCAACCTTTCGAACGGCGGTTGCGACCGGACAGGTTTTTATGCTCCCTAATACATTGGAAAAAATCCAACAGGGGAAAATTGCCAAAGGAGATGTTCTGGCTGTTGCTCAGGTTGCCGGGATTATGGGGGCCAAAAAGACTCCGGATATTATTCCGATGTGCCATCCTCTTTTGTTAACCAGTGTAGACATTCTTTTTGAAGAACAGGCCGATCCCAATGAGGATGGCCTTTGTTCCATAACCATTACCGCAACGGTAAAAGTGGGTGGACAAACCGGGGTTGAAATGGAGGCCCTCACCGCCGTCAGTATAGCTGCTTTAACCATTTACGACATGTGTAAAGCCATTGATAAGGGAATGTATTTTACCGGTATGGGGTTGCTTTCTAAATCGGGCGGAAAATCGGGACCCTTTAAACGAAATCAGCCCTTGGGTGTTAAATGA
- a CDS encoding molybdenum cofactor biosynthesis protein MoaE → MAKIKLFAVLKKVAGKDEIALQVGNGMKLKDVLLQIKGEFPQVVDLVKEKKVMVSVNQEIADENTIVKEEDEVGILPPFAGGSVGATELVRIQRENFSVDEEIARVKKSSTGIGGIVTFLGIARDNSKGRDIGGLSFEYYEGMAQKRLLEIREKAIKDFDIIEVGILHRYGEITIGENIVLIVVGAAHRAEAFKACKWVIDELKQITPIWKKEETPEGEVWVDYHP, encoded by the coding sequence ATGGCAAAAATTAAGCTTTTCGCTGTATTAAAAAAAGTGGCGGGAAAGGATGAGATCGCTCTCCAGGTTGGGAATGGGATGAAACTCAAAGATGTTCTCCTTCAAATCAAGGGAGAGTTTCCACAAGTCGTTGATCTGGTTAAAGAAAAAAAGGTCATGGTTTCTGTTAACCAAGAGATTGCCGATGAGAATACCATTGTCAAGGAAGAGGACGAGGTGGGAATTCTTCCACCCTTTGCAGGGGGAAGTGTGGGAGCGACAGAATTGGTCCGGATCCAGCGAGAGAATTTTTCGGTGGATGAAGAAATTGCCCGTGTTAAAAAGAGTTCAACCGGAATCGGAGGTATCGTGACCTTTTTGGGAATTGCCCGGGACAACTCCAAGGGAAGAGACATTGGCGGTTTAAGCTTTGAATATTACGAGGGAATGGCTCAAAAACGGCTTCTGGAGATTCGAGAAAAGGCCATAAAGGATTTTGACATTATTGAAGTGGGTATCCTACACCGCTACGGTGAAATTACCATCGGTGAAAACATTGTTTTAATTGTAGTGGGGGCCGCTCACCGTGCAGAGGCGTTCAAAGCGTGTAAATGGGTTATCGATGAATTGAAACAGATTACCCCCATCTGGAAAAAAGAAGAGACCCCTGAGGGGGAAGTCTGGGTCGATTATCACCCGTAG
- a CDS encoding methyltransferase, translating into MRKPPSKRKSTSQGLRRKTKPKKPAKKKGDLNPMRVMELSSAYWNSKIIHVANHLDIFTRLKERSATSKELALECGADERGIELLLIGCTALGLLNRKKGAYSNSALSKTFLVKGSPRFQGGIVSMFEDWYSPWGELYQSVVKGKPAISKPHDQSEEAVRNYIMGMHYRGVAQANLLVRTIDVRERRQMLDVAGGPGTFTIFMCRKNKKLKGLVFDLPQTLRITREFIQQFGVEGRVSTQEGNYLEDVFPTGNDVLLLSSMMNQEPPEIVRSIFRKSFDALESGGLLILQEQLLNAEKTGPLLPALIGINQLIHTPGGRNYSVLEFSEWLREIGFLQVKEVRMPEPTPFTVLTGRKP; encoded by the coding sequence ATGAGAAAACCCCCCTCGAAACGAAAATCCACTTCTCAAGGTTTGAGACGAAAAACCAAACCTAAAAAACCGGCCAAGAAAAAAGGGGATTTAAACCCCATGAGGGTAATGGAACTCAGTTCGGCTTATTGGAACTCCAAAATCATTCATGTGGCAAACCATTTGGATATTTTTACCAGGTTAAAAGAGCGTTCCGCCACCTCAAAGGAGTTGGCCTTAGAATGTGGGGCCGATGAACGGGGCATTGAACTTTTGCTTATTGGATGCACCGCTTTGGGATTACTTAACCGCAAAAAAGGGGCTTATTCTAACAGTGCCCTTTCTAAGACTTTTCTTGTAAAAGGGAGCCCCCGTTTTCAGGGGGGAATCGTTTCCATGTTTGAAGACTGGTACTCTCCCTGGGGAGAGCTTTATCAATCGGTTGTAAAGGGAAAACCCGCCATTAGTAAACCCCATGATCAAAGTGAGGAAGCCGTTCGAAATTATATTATGGGAATGCATTACCGGGGTGTGGCTCAAGCCAACCTGTTGGTTCGGACCATTGATGTTCGGGAAAGGCGTCAAATGTTGGACGTTGCAGGAGGTCCTGGAACCTTTACGATTTTTATGTGCCGGAAAAATAAAAAGTTAAAAGGTTTGGTGTTTGATCTTCCTCAAACCCTTCGAATTACCCGGGAGTTCATTCAGCAATTTGGGGTGGAAGGGCGGGTTTCCACTCAGGAGGGAAATTACCTGGAAGATGTTTTTCCAACCGGGAATGATGTATTATTGCTGTCTTCCATGATGAACCAAGAGCCCCCGGAGATTGTCCGCTCCATTTTTAGAAAATCTTTTGACGCCTTAGAGTCCGGTGGTCTCTTAATTCTTCAGGAACAATTACTCAATGCTGAAAAAACAGGCCCTCTCCTCCCGGCATTAATTGGTATTAATCAACTCATTCATACCCCCGGTGGAAGAAATTATTCAGTTTTAGAATTTTCCGAATGGCTCCGGGAAATTGGGTTCCTGCAAGTCAAAGAGGTTCGAATGCCAGAACCTACCCCCTTTACGGTTTTAACAGGACGGAAACCCTAG